GCCCTTGGCACGCAGCCGGCCGGGGTGCACGTCGCGATCGACTTCCGGGCACGTGGCGCGGTGCAGCAGCGGCGCCGAGCGCGTGCGCACCGCCAGCACGAAGCCGTCGGGGTGCGTGTTGAGCCACCAGCCGTACTCCGCATCGTCCGCGAACTCTTCCGTCGCGGTCATGGGATCGGGTGAATCGGTCATTCGTATCCAGGCAGGGTGAGGAAGAGACGTCGTCAGGCCGGCGTCGCCGCGCCCGCCGGGTCCTGGCCGTAGTAGCCCGCAAGCTCGTCGTACAGCTCGGGGTGCCGCGTGCGAAGCTGCACCGGGCGCTCGAAGAAGCACTCGCTGGCGACGGCGAAGAACTCGGCTTCGTTGGTGGCGCCGTACTGGTCGAGCAGCGTCTTGCGCCCCGTGCTCGCCGCCTTGCGCAACGCCAGGTAGTGCTCGCTCAGCACCCGTGCCCACGGCGCGTAGAACGCCAGGCGGTCCAGCTCCGGCGTGCCGTCTGCCTCGCCGTCTTCCTGGTCCAGCTGGTGCGCGAACTCGTGCAGGATCACGTTCTTGCCGTCGCGCGGATCGGCGGCGCCGTGGCGGGCGCTGTTCCACGAAAGCACCACCGCCCCGTGGCCCCACGACTCGCCCAGGTGCACTGCATCGTG
This window of the Longimicrobium sp. genome carries:
- a CDS encoding M90 family metallopeptidase, with translation MFGFLKKRRRDRIRAEPFPPEWLAIIQRNVPMFARLSEADRNELLRRVLVFVAEKNFEGAGGLTMTDEVRVTIAAQACMLLLRLDDDDYYPRLKSIVVYPSAYKVPREERSGEVVREHDAVHLGESWGHGAVVLSWNSARHGAADPRDGKNVILHEFAHQLDQEDGEADGTPELDRLAFYAPWARVLSEHYLALRKAASTGRKTLLDQYGATNEAEFFAVASECFFERPVQLRTRHPELYDELAGYYGQDPAGAATPA